The Candidatus Nanohalovita haloferacivicina genome has a window encoding:
- a CDS encoding 50S ribosomal protein L3, producing MPKKNRSRSGSLGFKPKVRAERIYPDIDNWEETDELKPLGFAGYKVGMSRVMMIDDTEGATQGQEVAEAVTILEAPPLRVYGARFYTQDVNTGKNVFTEAWTESPAPELQRAVDVPKEGNMENLEKAKENSDKITDVRLLVHTQPGQAGLSKKTAENFEVGIGGDVEDQLEYAEEMIGKQIEFDQVFEEGEYSDVVAVTKGKGMEGPVQRYGIKKLGHKTQKKRRKAGNVGPWHPDTLSWKVPLPGQQGFNNRTEVNKRILAHGEDPEDVQRDGGFNGYGEVQSNYIIIKGSVPGPSERLIRLRTAMREDGKPGTPEITYIDQ from the coding sequence ATGCCAAAGAAAAATAGATCAAGAAGCGGATCCCTGGGATTCAAGCCAAAGGTCCGAGCAGAAAGAATATACCCAGACATAGACAACTGGGAAGAAACAGACGAACTAAAACCACTAGGCTTCGCAGGCTACAAAGTAGGAATGTCCAGAGTCATGATGATCGACGACACAGAAGGAGCAACACAGGGACAGGAAGTAGCAGAAGCAGTAACAATACTAGAAGCACCACCGCTCAGAGTATATGGAGCCCGCTTCTACACACAAGATGTCAACACAGGCAAAAACGTATTTACAGAGGCCTGGACAGAATCTCCAGCACCAGAACTGCAGAGAGCAGTAGACGTACCAAAAGAAGGAAACATGGAAAACCTGGAGAAAGCAAAAGAAAACTCCGACAAAATAACCGACGTCAGACTGCTAGTCCACACACAGCCAGGACAGGCCGGACTCAGCAAGAAGACAGCAGAGAACTTCGAAGTAGGAATCGGAGGCGACGTAGAAGATCAGCTTGAATACGCAGAAGAAATGATCGGAAAACAGATCGAATTCGACCAGGTATTCGAAGAAGGAGAATACTCAGACGTAGTAGCAGTAACCAAAGGAAAAGGAATGGAAGGCCCAGTACAAAGATACGGAATCAAGAAACTCGGCCACAAAACACAGAAGAAACGAAGAAAAGCCGGAAACGTAGGCCCATGGCACCCTGACACACTTTCATGGAAAGTACCACTGCCAGGCCAGCAAGGATTCAACAACAGAACAGAAGTAAACAAGAGAATCCTCGCACACGGAGAAGACCCGGAAGACGTACAGAGAGACGGAGGCTTCAACGGATACGGAGAAGTCCAGTCCAACTACATCATAATCAAAGGCTCAGTACCAGGCCCATCAGAAAGACTGATCAGGCTGCGAACAGCAATGAGAGAAGACGGAAAACCAGGAACACCAGAAATAACTTACATCGACCAATAG
- a CDS encoding RtcB family protein: MELNKISENIYEIPQEGQMKKPARVYANEDLLKEIRQDDTLKQIKNVATLPGLEKYSIVMPDGHQGYGFPIGGVAAVNKENGVISPGGIGYDINCGIRVLKTDLKYEDIRGQEQQLANILYNKIPCGLGKGGYINTDEEDLEEILEKGAEWMLENGHAKESDIKRCEEEGRLPGNPEKIPEDAKKRGLNQVGSLGSGNHFLEIQRVGEIYNDQKAEAYGLEEDQVVVMIHSGSRGLGHQTCTNYLRKFEKNYPEIVEEIPDKELIYAPMQDELAQDYKEAMYAAANYAWANRQAITQGVRECLSTIYEEVETELLYDVCHNIAKEETHNVDGEDKELLVHRKGATRAMPAGRPEVPEVYRDVGQPVLIPGSMGTASYILSGGQESLEISFGSTAHGAGRLMSRTQAKQDYWGEDVQKELKRDQIFVKAASGSTIAEEAPGVYKDIDEVIKVSDALGIGNKVAKMRPVVNIKG, translated from the coding sequence ATGGAACTCAACAAAATATCCGAAAACATCTACGAAATACCACAGGAAGGCCAGATGAAAAAACCGGCCAGAGTCTACGCCAATGAAGATCTTCTTAAAGAAATCAGACAGGACGACACACTCAAACAGATCAAAAACGTAGCAACACTACCAGGCCTCGAAAAATACTCAATCGTCATGCCAGACGGCCACCAGGGATACGGATTCCCAATCGGAGGCGTGGCAGCAGTAAACAAAGAAAACGGCGTAATAAGCCCAGGAGGAATCGGCTACGACATCAACTGCGGCATCAGAGTACTCAAGACAGATCTTAAGTACGAAGATATTAGAGGGCAAGAGCAGCAGCTTGCAAACATTCTATACAACAAAATACCTTGCGGCCTTGGAAAAGGAGGATACATCAACACCGATGAAGAAGATCTGGAAGAAATACTTGAAAAAGGAGCGGAATGGATGCTGGAAAACGGCCACGCCAAGGAAAGCGACATCAAAAGATGCGAAGAAGAAGGCCGACTACCAGGCAACCCCGAAAAAATACCTGAAGACGCCAAAAAAAGAGGCCTCAACCAGGTAGGCTCCCTGGGGTCAGGAAACCATTTTCTCGAAATCCAGAGAGTAGGAGAAATCTACAACGACCAGAAGGCAGAGGCATATGGACTGGAAGAAGACCAGGTGGTAGTCATGATCCACTCCGGAAGCAGAGGCCTCGGCCACCAGACCTGTACTAATTATCTTAGAAAGTTCGAGAAAAACTATCCTGAAATCGTGGAAGAAATACCGGACAAGGAACTGATCTACGCGCCGATGCAGGACGAACTCGCACAGGACTACAAAGAGGCCATGTACGCAGCAGCAAACTACGCATGGGCCAACCGTCAGGCCATCACACAGGGAGTCAGAGAATGCCTCAGTACCATCTACGAAGAAGTGGAGACAGAACTTCTCTATGACGTATGCCACAACATCGCCAAAGAAGAAACACACAACGTAGACGGCGAGGACAAAGAACTACTCGTCCACAGAAAAGGAGCAACAAGAGCAATGCCAGCAGGAAGGCCTGAAGTCCCAGAAGTTTACAGAGACGTAGGCCAACCCGTACTAATCCCGGGGAGCATGGGAACAGCAAGCTACATTCTTTCCGGAGGACAGGAATCACTGGAAATAAGCTTTGGCTCAACAGCACACGGAGCAGGAAGGCTGATGTCACGAACACAGGCCAAGCAGGATTACTGGGGAGAAGACGTACAGAAAGAACTCAAAAGAGACCAGATATTTGTCAAAGCAGCCTCGGGTTCAACAATCGCAGAGGAGGCCCCAGGAGTCTACAAGGACATCGACGAAGTAATCAAGGTCAGCGACGCCCTCGGAATCGGCAACAAGGTAGCCAAAATGAGGCCTGTAGTCAACATCAAAGGATAA
- a CDS encoding archease has translation MSYEILEHTADEKFQASGDSLEEAFSEAVKAFSEIVGGFNGQTYYSIEVESESQEALLFDFMDKLIFLQDVDNVVISYAEDLEIEDLEDGYRLTAKIWADNIENSMSVMDVKGPTYSEMEVTFEEGKWRLQVVLDI, from the coding sequence ATGAGCTACGAAATACTTGAACACACTGCCGATGAAAAATTCCAGGCCTCAGGAGACTCGCTGGAAGAAGCATTCTCAGAAGCAGTAAAGGCTTTCTCTGAAATAGTCGGAGGCTTCAACGGCCAGACATACTACAGTATAGAGGTAGAATCTGAAAGTCAGGAAGCACTACTATTCGACTTCATGGATAAACTCATCTTCCTACAGGACGTCGACAACGTCGTAATCTCATACGCAGAAGACCTCGAAATAGAAGATCTTGAAGACGGATACAGACTGACAGCAAAGATCTGGGCCGACAACATAGAAAACTCAATGAGCGTAATGGACGTCAAAGGCCCCACATACAGCGAAATGGAAGTCACATTCGAAGAAGGAAAATGGAGACTTCAGGTAGTCCTCGACATATAA
- the cmk gene encoding (d)CMP kinase, with translation MESFIREFEGDRDKNSDLIICINGPSGAGKGTLAAQVAEKLDIVHYSAGDFFRSIAADRDMTVVELSEKADKETDLEVDRRTLNKALQKDCVVESRLSSWVLGSYADVKIYITAGLEERASRVAEREEISQEEALERIQKRDSDNRDRYIRYYDIDVEDKEIYDLVLDNTELGIEEQRKVIEAYLEQRL, from the coding sequence ATGGAGAGCTTCATTCGCGAATTCGAAGGTGACCGCGACAAAAATTCTGACCTAATTATCTGCATCAACGGCCCATCGGGCGCAGGAAAAGGAACACTCGCCGCACAGGTAGCAGAAAAACTGGATATCGTACACTACTCCGCAGGAGACTTCTTCAGAAGCATAGCCGCAGACCGCGACATGACAGTAGTAGAACTATCAGAAAAAGCAGACAAGGAAACAGACCTCGAAGTAGACCGCAGAACACTCAACAAAGCCCTACAGAAAGACTGCGTAGTAGAATCAAGACTATCCTCATGGGTGCTGGGCAGCTACGCAGACGTAAAAATATACATTACAGCAGGCCTCGAAGAAAGAGCATCGAGAGTTGCAGAAAGAGAAGAAATCTCACAGGAAGAAGCACTCGAAAGAATACAGAAAAGAGATAGCGACAATAGAGACAGATACATCCGATACTATGACATAGACGTAGAAGACAAGGAAATCTACGACCTGGTACTCGACAACACAGAACTCGGAATAGAGGAACAGAGAAAGGTAATTGAGGCCTACCTCGAACAGCGACTTTAA
- a CDS encoding NAD(P)/FAD-dependent oxidoreductase yields MKESKFLIIGDGNAGATAAENIRKEDEEASITVLTDEDEALYNRIMLKNFMKGTLPKQYAQVHDEGWYEKRDIDLHLETRVSSVDTDEKVVEAGDEEFSYEKLLVATGGSPREFPADDDFDNVHYMWTMHDAENIKNAAEDSEEAVVIGGGLLGIDLAIAFAENGADTHYIIREDNWWHRGLDPEGAEIIHSRLEDLGVNIVTNTEIVDFESENSEVVAAEASDGEVFECDNVAVAIGQTPNSEFIDVEKTDGGLIKTDEYLRTSEDDVFAAGNMVEYYSPIFEKRTVKGSWDHSEAMGESAAENMMSSEEVFDYVNTYGVGHFDVQFLAIGDWGGEGVSRRYSDDEYRRLIFDGNQLVGAVMIGYTKGQEKLKDLIYDQEEFEDKEKLLDKDFWE; encoded by the coding sequence ATGAAAGAGTCGAAATTTTTGATTATTGGAGATGGTAATGCGGGAGCTACTGCTGCTGAAAATATTCGTAAAGAGGATGAGGAGGCCTCGATTACTGTTTTGACTGATGAGGATGAGGCTCTGTATAACAGGATTATGTTGAAGAATTTCATGAAGGGTACTTTGCCGAAGCAGTATGCTCAGGTGCATGATGAGGGCTGGTACGAGAAACGGGATATTGATCTTCATCTTGAGACCAGAGTCTCCAGTGTTGATACCGATGAGAAGGTTGTTGAGGCCGGCGACGAGGAGTTTTCTTATGAGAAGCTTCTGGTTGCTACCGGCGGTTCTCCGAGAGAGTTTCCTGCTGACGATGATTTCGACAACGTGCATTACATGTGGACGATGCATGATGCTGAGAACATCAAGAATGCGGCTGAGGATTCTGAGGAGGCCGTTGTTATCGGTGGAGGTCTTCTAGGGATCGATCTTGCTATTGCTTTTGCGGAGAACGGTGCCGATACACACTATATTATTAGAGAGGATAACTGGTGGCATCGAGGCCTTGATCCGGAGGGTGCTGAGATCATTCACAGCCGGCTTGAGGATCTTGGTGTAAATATTGTAACTAATACAGAGATAGTTGATTTTGAGAGCGAGAATAGCGAAGTTGTTGCTGCAGAGGCCTCTGATGGAGAGGTTTTCGAATGTGATAACGTGGCTGTTGCGATCGGTCAGACTCCGAACTCTGAGTTTATCGATGTTGAGAAGACCGATGGAGGCCTTATCAAGACTGATGAGTATTTGAGGACTTCTGAGGACGATGTTTTCGCGGCTGGTAACATGGTTGAGTATTATTCGCCTATTTTTGAGAAGAGGACTGTGAAAGGTTCCTGGGATCACTCCGAGGCCATGGGGGAATCAGCTGCGGAAAATATGATGAGTTCAGAAGAAGTATTTGACTATGTGAATACGTATGGCGTAGGCCACTTTGATGTTCAGTTCCTTGCTATCGGCGACTGGGGTGGAGAAGGTGTTTCCCGCAGGTACTCCGATGATGAGTATCGTCGACTGATTTTTGATGGTAATCAGCTTGTTGGAGCAGTTATGATTGGTTATACTAAGGGCCAGGAGAAGTTGAAGGACTTGATCTACGATCAGGAAGAGTTTGAGGATAAGGAGAAGTTGCTGGATAAGGATTTCTGGGAGTAA
- the dph2 gene encoding diphthamide biosynthesis enzyme Dph2, with amino-acid sequence MTEENQRAQWNYESIEEILEEIEGKDHEKIGLQGPDGIKPQIIDYAQQLEERGYETVIIGASTFGACGIADEKAERMGADALIHVGHTRFLHPEKADMDDLNVYYLPYREDRDIMSILENHYEEIDEDEKIGLVGVTQYMDRAEEAREFLEEKGYEVVEGKTGLRTTEVGQVLGCDAGAAHNISHKVDAFVFLGSGHFHPSQVSETGKKVYVVDPYEEHIWVEPPNSLDDEKRAEYARVMKYKDKKKWGIVTSSKKGQNYMQAVKIAKEKLEKHGKDVYVFVEDRIFESDYKGFGIDIYVNCACPRMTKDWQDLAFVSTQALDVLDEVEINHE; translated from the coding sequence ATGACGGAAGAAAACCAGCGAGCACAGTGGAACTACGAATCAATAGAAGAAATTCTCGAAGAAATAGAGGGCAAAGACCACGAAAAAATCGGTCTACAGGGCCCTGACGGCATCAAACCACAGATAATTGACTACGCACAACAACTCGAAGAAAGAGGATACGAAACCGTAATAATCGGGGCCTCAACCTTCGGAGCATGCGGAATCGCAGACGAAAAAGCAGAAAGAATGGGGGCCGACGCGCTAATTCACGTAGGCCACACAAGATTCCTGCATCCAGAAAAAGCCGACATGGACGACCTCAACGTCTACTATCTTCCGTACAGAGAAGACAGAGACATAATGAGTATTCTGGAAAACCACTACGAAGAAATAGACGAAGACGAAAAAATCGGCCTCGTAGGAGTAACACAGTACATGGACAGAGCAGAAGAGGCCCGAGAATTCCTTGAAGAAAAAGGATATGAAGTAGTAGAAGGCAAGACAGGCCTCAGAACCACAGAAGTCGGCCAGGTACTCGGATGCGATGCAGGAGCGGCCCACAACATATCACACAAGGTAGACGCTTTCGTCTTCCTCGGATCCGGCCACTTCCACCCATCACAGGTATCGGAGACCGGAAAAAAGGTCTACGTAGTAGATCCATACGAAGAGCACATCTGGGTTGAACCACCTAACTCTCTTGACGACGAGAAAAGAGCAGAATACGCCAGAGTCATGAAGTACAAAGACAAGAAGAAATGGGGTATCGTCACTTCCTCAAAGAAAGGCCAGAACTACATGCAGGCCGTCAAAATCGCCAAAGAAAAACTTGAGAAACACGGCAAAGACGTATACGTATTTGTCGAAGACAGAATCTTCGAATCAGACTACAAAGGATTCGGAATCGACATCTACGTCAACTGCGCCTGCCCAAGAATGACAAAAGACTGGCAAGACCTCGCATTCGTATCAACACAGGCCCTAGATGTACTTGACGAAGTGGAAATCAACCACGAATAA